The following coding sequences lie in one Isoptericola variabilis 225 genomic window:
- a CDS encoding sigma-70 family RNA polymerase sigma factor: MTDVYVGSGDSAPSDAELILEVRGGDLEAYGTLYARHAAAARRLAREYVRTGADAEDIVAEAFDRVLRVLQHGGGPDLTFRAYLFTVVRRLAGDVAKRARRTRPTDDDGTFESALGSTESPEDPAVVGFERTVVARAYRSLPERWQAVLWYTEVENLSPAEIAPILGLTPNGVSALAYRAREGLRVGYLQEHLTQEPDDHCRVVNPLLGAYVRGGLARREVAKVDEHLAGCGECRTLVLELADVAHGMRAIVAPLVVGVAGLAVLGSLPLGTATTGALVGAGAGAGAGAATAGAGAGAAGAGTATAGVGVAGLESLLAASSAAGSAAGSAAGSAAGAAGVAAGAAGASGAGAAVAGGASVAVAAGAVAVAAVGVMTALSSLAPYEAPAAGVQLVEAPLAQGAPSTGVPEEPDGTDDAGSPSNLLLPTVPADISAPPDLRLAAADPGVVLTPRVPMPLGVTVVNGGGRVASETYVRLELPQGLRPAAVTSPQGASVPVGDLSAEMLACTPVATAEREVLCAVGTLEPGEERTVAFPVVARLGGEYPIRAHVWAEGLETETIALPPTSVSSYGAELTAASAAPAVLENPGEGWIPVDVTNTGDTAATGWSVDVAVPAGLTVVGSDGDLVCEAGDERWTCRPGELAPELAAGESRSGRLRVVADGTTPAGTVSASVQPVLEGSDHVVPAAAPVTVGVPWERALAATAALEATCDARGGVDTADAVVRATYVNTSSSPVTVRLAAGGTSTQDHVVAPGQSVSAHVHDGLRVPAGPAHWHVTASVAGSTFSTEVPAGRHGAVDCYDPAWEIEATAKVVNVGGTVGVEGTVTNLTNETMQVGMIVAGASAAPVRLGAGQTTTLTADTGRTSVPDGEATFTLYRWVTDHDGDQPEHGVTPSAPKTAPYGQATVAPRLGGDRAEPSGECRFDPSADASYHRFEIPLDNRRSTLPATFAVTVLGIERTQTVPAGETGVLAVAVPWGTETLEVRADGRVVGTVRVAFESCATEGWPASDVDVKLTAQCLEDRAHVVADVTNRGDAAWTATLVRGSATATADVAPGGAARVAVDTGGLTTSPGTAVVQLSREHEGRTLTAERELRHGATSCVRTEPEARLAVGQVSVATGAGGNRTSTREVDLVLDNSRSNVAVEFAVVGPGVDRTVEVPAGQVRTVDAGAVQGRHGATFRATAAGRQQDLTVERFTGTGGWCAPPLRRGAGEPGEIASYRGDNYRFVASGASRSGSANPGSGSAAGKGQGAGSGKAQGRAAESPRASSTAAGTPRGHWERVSSCEHR, encoded by the coding sequence GTGACTGACGTCTACGTAGGTTCGGGGGACTCGGCTCCCAGTGATGCCGAGCTGATCCTCGAGGTGCGCGGCGGCGACCTGGAGGCGTACGGGACGCTGTACGCGCGCCACGCGGCGGCCGCCCGCCGGCTCGCCCGGGAGTACGTCCGCACTGGCGCCGACGCCGAGGACATCGTCGCCGAGGCGTTCGACCGGGTCCTGCGCGTGCTGCAGCACGGCGGCGGCCCCGATCTCACCTTCCGTGCCTACCTCTTCACCGTCGTGCGGCGGCTCGCGGGCGACGTCGCGAAGCGCGCCCGACGCACGCGCCCCACCGACGACGACGGCACGTTCGAGTCCGCGCTCGGGTCGACCGAGTCGCCCGAGGACCCCGCGGTCGTCGGCTTCGAGCGCACCGTCGTCGCGCGCGCGTACCGGTCGCTGCCCGAGCGGTGGCAGGCCGTGCTTTGGTACACGGAGGTCGAGAACCTCTCGCCCGCGGAGATCGCGCCCATCCTCGGGCTCACGCCGAACGGCGTCTCCGCGCTGGCGTACCGGGCGCGCGAGGGCCTGCGCGTCGGCTACCTCCAGGAGCACCTGACGCAGGAGCCCGACGACCACTGCCGCGTCGTCAACCCGCTGCTCGGCGCCTACGTGCGCGGCGGCCTGGCGCGCCGCGAGGTCGCCAAGGTCGACGAGCACCTCGCCGGCTGCGGCGAGTGCCGCACGCTCGTGCTCGAGCTGGCCGACGTCGCGCACGGGATGCGCGCGATCGTCGCGCCGCTCGTGGTCGGTGTCGCCGGCCTGGCCGTGCTCGGGTCGCTGCCGCTCGGCACCGCGACGACGGGCGCGCTCGTGGGCGCTGGTGCGGGTGCTGGCGCCGGGGCGGCGACGGCGGGCGCCGGCGCGGGCGCTGCGGGCGCCGGTACGGCGACGGCCGGCGTGGGCGTCGCGGGCCTCGAGTCGCTGCTCGCCGCGAGCTCCGCGGCGGGGTCGGCCGCAGGGTCGGCCGCCGGCTCGGCGGCGGGTGCGGCCGGCGTGGCCGCGGGTGCGGCAGGCGCCTCGGGTGCCGGTGCGGCCGTGGCCGGCGGGGCGAGCGTCGCGGTCGCCGCGGGCGCCGTGGCGGTCGCCGCGGTCGGCGTCATGACCGCGCTCAGCTCTCTCGCGCCGTACGAGGCGCCGGCCGCGGGCGTGCAGCTCGTCGAGGCGCCGCTCGCGCAGGGCGCGCCGTCGACCGGCGTCCCGGAGGAGCCGGACGGCACCGACGACGCCGGGTCGCCCTCCAACCTCCTGCTCCCGACGGTGCCGGCCGACATCTCGGCGCCGCCCGACCTCCGGCTCGCCGCCGCCGACCCGGGCGTCGTGCTCACCCCGCGGGTGCCGATGCCGCTCGGCGTCACGGTCGTGAACGGCGGCGGCCGCGTCGCGAGCGAGACGTACGTGCGCCTCGAGCTGCCGCAGGGCCTGCGCCCGGCCGCGGTCACCTCGCCGCAGGGCGCGTCGGTCCCCGTAGGTGACCTGAGCGCCGAGATGCTCGCGTGCACCCCGGTCGCGACGGCGGAGCGCGAGGTGCTGTGCGCCGTCGGGACCCTCGAGCCCGGCGAGGAGCGCACGGTCGCGTTCCCCGTCGTCGCGCGGCTCGGCGGCGAGTACCCGATCCGGGCGCACGTGTGGGCCGAGGGCCTCGAGACGGAGACGATCGCCCTGCCCCCGACCTCGGTCAGCAGCTACGGCGCGGAGCTCACCGCCGCGTCGGCCGCGCCCGCCGTGCTCGAGAACCCCGGCGAGGGCTGGATCCCCGTCGACGTGACGAACACCGGCGACACGGCCGCGACCGGCTGGTCGGTCGACGTCGCGGTGCCGGCCGGGCTCACCGTCGTCGGGTCCGACGGCGACCTCGTGTGCGAGGCCGGGGACGAGCGCTGGACGTGCCGCCCCGGGGAGCTCGCGCCCGAGCTCGCCGCCGGCGAGAGCCGGTCCGGGCGCCTGCGCGTCGTCGCGGACGGCACGACGCCCGCCGGGACCGTGAGCGCGTCCGTCCAGCCCGTGCTCGAGGGCTCCGACCACGTCGTGCCCGCCGCGGCCCCCGTCACGGTCGGCGTGCCGTGGGAGCGGGCGCTCGCGGCGACCGCCGCGCTCGAGGCGACGTGCGACGCGCGGGGCGGCGTCGACACGGCCGACGCCGTCGTGCGCGCGACGTACGTCAACACGTCGTCGAGCCCCGTGACGGTGCGGCTCGCCGCGGGAGGCACGTCGACGCAGGACCACGTCGTCGCACCCGGCCAATCCGTGAGCGCGCACGTCCACGACGGGCTGCGCGTCCCGGCCGGCCCCGCGCACTGGCACGTCACCGCCAGCGTGGCCGGGTCGACGTTCAGCACCGAGGTGCCCGCGGGCCGGCACGGCGCGGTCGACTGCTACGACCCGGCGTGGGAGATCGAGGCGACGGCGAAGGTCGTCAACGTCGGCGGGACCGTGGGCGTCGAGGGCACCGTCACCAACCTCACGAACGAGACGATGCAGGTCGGCATGATCGTCGCCGGAGCCTCGGCCGCGCCTGTGCGTCTCGGCGCCGGCCAGACGACGACGCTCACCGCCGACACCGGCCGCACCAGCGTGCCCGACGGCGAGGCCACGTTCACGCTCTACCGGTGGGTCACCGACCACGACGGCGACCAGCCCGAGCACGGCGTGACGCCTTCCGCGCCGAAGACGGCCCCGTACGGGCAGGCGACGGTCGCCCCGCGCCTGGGCGGCGACCGCGCGGAGCCGAGCGGCGAGTGCCGCTTCGACCCGTCGGCCGACGCGTCCTACCACCGGTTCGAGATCCCGCTCGACAACCGCCGCTCGACCCTCCCGGCGACGTTCGCCGTGACGGTCCTGGGCATCGAGCGGACCCAGACCGTGCCCGCCGGCGAGACCGGCGTCCTCGCCGTCGCCGTGCCGTGGGGCACCGAGACGCTCGAGGTGCGGGCCGACGGCCGCGTCGTCGGCACCGTCCGGGTGGCGTTCGAGAGCTGCGCCACCGAGGGCTGGCCCGCCTCCGACGTCGACGTGAAGCTCACGGCCCAGTGCCTCGAGGACCGGGCGCACGTCGTCGCCGACGTGACCAACCGGGGTGACGCGGCGTGGACGGCGACGCTCGTCCGGGGCTCCGCGACCGCCACCGCGGACGTCGCGCCGGGCGGCGCCGCACGGGTCGCCGTCGACACCGGCGGGCTCACGACCTCGCCGGGCACCGCCGTCGTGCAGCTGAGCCGGGAGCACGAGGGCCGGACGCTCACGGCGGAGCGCGAGCTACGGCACGGCGCGACGTCGTGCGTGCGCACCGAGCCCGAGGCGCGCCTCGCCGTCGGTCAGGTGTCCGTCGCGACCGGCGCCGGCGGGAACCGGACCTCGACGCGCGAGGTCGACCTCGTGCTCGACAACTCGCGGTCCAACGTGGCGGTCGAGTTCGCCGTCGTCGGCCCGGGCGTCGACCGGACGGTCGAGGTCCCCGCGGGTCAGGTCCGGACGGTCGACGCCGGCGCGGTCCAGGGGCGGCACGGCGCGACGTTCCGCGCGACGGCGGCCGGCCGCCAGCAGGACCTCACCGTCGAGCGCTTCACGGGGACCGGCGGATGGTGCGCGCCGCCGCTGCGCCGAGGTGCGGGCGAGCCCGGCGAGATCGCGTCCTACCGCGGCGACAACTACCGGTTCGTGGCCTCGGGCGCCTCGCGCTCGGGCTCGGCCAACCCCGGCTCGGGCTCGGCCGCGGGCAAGGGTCAGGGCGCCGGCTCCGGCAAGGCCCAGGGCAGGGCGGCGGAGTCGCCGCGCGCGTCGTCCACGGCCGCGGGCACGCCGCGCGGGCACTGGGAGCGGGTGTCGTCCTGCGAGCACCGCTGA
- a CDS encoding nucleoside deaminase, with protein sequence MGIALHEATHALATGDVPVGALVVDDDGRLLGLGRNRREETGDPTAHAEVLALRQAAATRGEWRLEGCTLVVTLEPCVMCAGALVAARARRLVLGAWDPKAGATGSVWDLVRDQRANHEVEVVGGVREEECGAVLRDFFESRR encoded by the coding sequence ATGGGCATCGCGCTCCACGAGGCGACGCACGCGCTCGCCACCGGTGACGTGCCCGTCGGCGCGCTGGTGGTCGACGACGACGGGCGGCTGCTCGGCCTGGGCCGCAACCGGCGCGAGGAGACCGGCGACCCGACCGCGCACGCCGAGGTGCTCGCGCTGCGGCAGGCGGCCGCGACGCGCGGGGAGTGGCGGCTCGAGGGGTGCACGCTCGTCGTCACGCTCGAGCCGTGCGTCATGTGCGCGGGCGCGCTGGTGGCGGCGCGCGCGCGGCGGCTCGTGCTCGGCGCCTGGGACCCCAAGGCCGGCGCGACCGGTTCCGTGTGGGACCTCGTGCGCGACCAGCGGGCCAACCACGAGGTCGAGGTGGTCGGCGGCGTCCGCGAGGAGGAGTGCGGCGCGGTGCTGCGCGACTTCTTCGAGTCCCGGCGCTGA
- a CDS encoding DUF1540 domain-containing protein, with protein MSTLMDMPEVAECSVESCGYNHHHGCHAAAITVAGHTGDAECATFIPLSTKGGLEKVIAHVGACQRGECMHNHDLECGAPSIRVGAGPDDPRHADCLTFAPR; from the coding sequence ATGAGCACGCTGATGGACATGCCCGAGGTCGCCGAGTGCTCGGTGGAGAGCTGCGGGTACAACCACCACCACGGCTGTCACGCGGCCGCGATCACCGTCGCCGGGCACACCGGTGACGCCGAGTGCGCCACGTTCATCCCGCTGAGCACCAAGGGCGGGCTCGAGAAGGTCATCGCGCACGTCGGCGCCTGCCAGCGCGGCGAGTGCATGCACAACCACGACCTCGAGTGCGGGGCGCCGTCGATCCGCGTCGGCGCCGGCCCGGACGACCCCCGGCACGCCGACTGCCTGACCTTCGCGCCGCGCTGA
- a CDS encoding NAD-dependent protein deacetylase codes for MVHHGTVDDAVRVLAGRTITALTGAGVSTDSGIPDYRGPDSPPRNPMTYEQFVSDEDFRRHYWARNHVGWQHVRRTHPNAGHRALARLEERGVVHGVITQNVDLLHEEAGSRNVIDLHGRYDRVVCLQCGRVISRAHLAERLDALNPGFLKSVLQGGTTVADVEIAPDADAVVEQTSHFRPAPCEFCGGVLKPEIVYFGENVPRERVERAYAMVDAADALLVAGSSLTVMSGLRFVRHAAKREKPIVIVNRGETRGDPLATVKVDAGVTETLTELVERL; via the coding sequence GTGGTGCACCACGGCACGGTGGACGACGCCGTGCGCGTGCTCGCGGGGCGCACGATCACCGCGCTCACGGGCGCCGGCGTCTCGACCGACTCGGGGATCCCCGACTACCGGGGGCCGGACTCGCCGCCGCGCAACCCCATGACGTACGAGCAGTTCGTCTCCGACGAGGACTTCCGCCGGCACTACTGGGCCCGCAACCACGTCGGCTGGCAGCACGTGCGGCGCACGCACCCCAACGCCGGGCACCGCGCGCTCGCGCGGCTCGAGGAGCGCGGCGTCGTGCACGGCGTCATCACGCAGAACGTCGACCTGCTCCACGAGGAGGCCGGCTCGCGCAACGTCATCGACCTGCACGGCCGCTACGACCGCGTGGTGTGCCTGCAGTGCGGGCGCGTGATCTCGCGCGCGCACCTCGCCGAGCGGCTCGACGCGCTCAACCCCGGCTTCCTCAAGTCGGTGCTCCAGGGCGGCACGACGGTCGCGGACGTCGAGATCGCGCCCGACGCCGACGCCGTCGTCGAGCAGACCTCGCACTTCCGGCCCGCGCCCTGCGAGTTCTGCGGCGGGGTGCTCAAGCCCGAGATCGTCTACTTCGGCGAGAACGTGCCGCGCGAACGGGTCGAGCGCGCGTACGCGATGGTCGACGCCGCCGACGCGTTGCTCGTCGCCGGCTCCTCGCTCACCGTGATGAGCGGGCTGCGGTTCGTGCGGCACGCCGCGAAGCGCGAGAAGCCGATCGTCATCGTCAACCGCGGCGAGACGCGCGGCGACCCGCTCGCGACCGTCAAGGTCGACGCGGGCGTGACCGAGACCCTGACCGAGCTCGTCGAGCGGCTCTGA
- the upp gene encoding uracil phosphoribosyltransferase, whose translation MRLHVADHPLVAHKLSVLRDETTPSATFRLLVDELVTLLAYEATRHVRVEPKEIRTPVTWTTGVTLSDPSPIVIPILRAGLGMLDGMTRLLPTAGVGFLGLQRDETTYEAVTYANRLPDDLTDRQVFLLDPMLATGGTLVAAIDYVLQRGARDVTCVCLLAAPEGLQVVQEAVGDRVDVQVVVAAVDERLNDKKYIVPGLGDAGDRLYGIV comes from the coding sequence ATGCGCCTGCACGTCGCCGACCACCCCCTGGTGGCCCACAAGCTCAGCGTCCTGCGGGACGAGACCACGCCGTCCGCCACGTTCCGCCTGCTGGTCGACGAGCTCGTGACCCTGCTCGCCTACGAGGCGACGCGCCACGTGCGGGTCGAGCCCAAGGAGATCCGCACGCCCGTCACGTGGACGACGGGCGTGACGCTGAGCGACCCGAGCCCGATCGTCATCCCGATCCTGCGCGCCGGCCTCGGCATGCTCGACGGCATGACGCGCCTGCTCCCGACGGCGGGGGTCGGCTTCCTGGGCCTGCAGCGCGACGAGACCACGTACGAGGCGGTCACGTACGCGAACCGCCTGCCGGACGACCTCACCGACCGCCAGGTCTTCCTCCTCGACCCCATGCTCGCGACGGGCGGCACGCTCGTCGCGGCGATCGACTACGTGCTGCAGCGCGGCGCGCGGGACGTGACCTGCGTGTGCCTGCTCGCCGCACCCGAGGGCCTGCAGGTCGTGCAGGAGGCCGTCGGCGACCGCGTCGACGTGCAGGTGGTCGTCGCCGCCGTGGACGAGCGGCTCAACGACAAGAAGTACATCGTCCCGGGGCTCGGCGACGCGGGCGACCGCCTCTACGGCATCGTCTGA
- a CDS encoding NAD(P)/FAD-dependent oxidoreductase, with translation MLDAVVVGSGPNGLAAAVTLARSGLGVTVLEAEDTVGGGARTLPLGLADGVVHDVCSAVHPMAWASPFFRAFDLPAHGVELLTPEVSYAQPLDGGRSAVAYRLLDATAERLGPDGAAWRALLGPLAREWEAVAAVALGDKRSVPPGLGRVGALAAVARYGLALLEQGTRAWGVRFDGDEAPALLTGVAAHTITRLPSLAGAGTALLLGALAHASPVSERQWAGAHQASDTKRVPGEVSERQWAGAHQLSDTGFDGGWPLPRGGSGAIVAALVADLEAHGGTVVTGHRVRSRADLPAARAYLFDTTPRTLVDVLGDDLTPALRSALTWFRHGDAAAKVDFVLSGPVPWADPEVGRAGTVHVGGTRADLARAESDVAAGRHPERPVCLVSDPTVVDPSREHGGLRPLWTYAHVPAGSDVDMTEAVTAQVERFAPGFRDVVVTSRCTPAARLAEHDANYVGGDIAAGAVSMWQMIARPTARPDPYAAGGGAYLCSSSTPPGPGVHGMGGWHAARRALRDVFGVRVTPL, from the coding sequence GTGCTCGACGCGGTGGTGGTGGGCTCCGGGCCGAACGGCCTGGCGGCGGCGGTGACGCTCGCCCGCTCCGGGCTGGGCGTCACGGTGCTCGAGGCCGAGGACACCGTGGGCGGCGGCGCCCGCACGCTGCCGCTCGGGCTCGCGGACGGCGTCGTGCACGACGTCTGCTCGGCCGTGCACCCCATGGCGTGGGCGTCGCCGTTCTTCCGCGCGTTCGACCTGCCCGCGCACGGCGTCGAGCTGCTCACGCCCGAGGTCTCGTACGCGCAGCCGCTCGACGGCGGGCGCTCCGCCGTCGCGTACCGCTTGCTCGACGCGACCGCCGAGCGCCTGGGGCCCGACGGCGCCGCGTGGCGCGCGCTCCTCGGCCCGCTCGCGCGCGAGTGGGAGGCGGTCGCGGCCGTGGCGCTCGGCGACAAGCGGTCCGTGCCGCCCGGGCTCGGGCGGGTCGGCGCGCTGGCGGCCGTGGCCCGGTACGGGCTCGCGCTGCTCGAGCAGGGCACGCGCGCCTGGGGCGTGCGGTTCGACGGCGACGAGGCACCCGCGCTGCTCACCGGCGTCGCGGCGCACACCATCACGCGGCTGCCGTCGCTCGCCGGCGCGGGCACCGCGCTGCTGCTGGGTGCGCTCGCGCACGCCTCCCCCGTGTCAGAAAGGCAGTGGGCTGGAGCCCACCAGGCTTCTGACACCAAGCGGGTGCCCGGCGAAGTGTCAGAAAGGCAGTGGGCTGGAGCCCACCAGCTTTCTGACACGGGGTTCGACGGCGGGTGGCCGCTCCCGCGCGGCGGCTCGGGCGCGATCGTGGCGGCGCTCGTCGCCGACCTCGAGGCGCACGGGGGCACCGTGGTGACCGGGCACCGCGTGCGCTCGCGCGCCGACCTGCCCGCCGCGCGCGCCTACCTCTTCGACACGACGCCGCGCACGCTCGTCGACGTCCTCGGCGACGACCTCACGCCCGCGCTGCGCAGCGCGCTCACGTGGTTCCGGCACGGCGACGCCGCGGCGAAGGTCGACTTCGTGCTGTCGGGGCCCGTGCCGTGGGCCGACCCGGAGGTGGGCCGCGCGGGCACGGTGCACGTCGGCGGGACGCGCGCGGACCTCGCCCGCGCCGAGTCCGACGTCGCGGCCGGGCGCCACCCCGAGCGGCCCGTGTGCCTCGTGAGCGACCCGACCGTCGTCGACCCCTCGCGCGAGCACGGCGGGCTGCGGCCCCTGTGGACGTACGCGCACGTGCCGGCGGGCTCGGACGTCGACATGACCGAGGCGGTGACCGCGCAGGTCGAGCGGTTCGCACCCGGCTTCCGCGACGTCGTCGTCACCTCGCGGTGCACCCCCGCGGCCCGGCTCGCCGAGCACGACGCGAACTACGTCGGCGGCGACATCGCCGCGGGCGCCGTGTCGATGTGGCAGATGATCGCGCGGCCGACGGCGCGGCCCGACCCCTACGCGGCGGGCGGCGGCGCCTACCTGTGCTCGTCGTCGACCCCGCCCGGGCCCGGCGTCCACGGGATGGGCGGCTGGCACGCGGCGCGGCGGGCGCTGCGCGACGTCTTCGGCGTCCGGGTCACGCCCCTGTGA